The following proteins are encoded in a genomic region of Musa acuminata AAA Group cultivar baxijiao chromosome BXJ2-11, Cavendish_Baxijiao_AAA, whole genome shotgun sequence:
- the LOC135627304 gene encoding protein RGF1 INDUCIBLE TRANSCRIPTION FACTOR 1-like has translation MVIDQESPNKELDLKNRRGGGGGLEDDSRCPRWLRPLLSTRFFIQCNLHADSNKTECNRYCLDCTNGALCSLCLAHHHGHRTTQIRRSSYHDVIRVSEIQKVLDITGVQTYIINSARVVFLNERPQPRPGKGVTNTCEVCERSLLDSFRFCSLGCKIAGTANDHSKKKSMKQKAMAAAAPSDSEESYASSRGSEKSNVSQGFTPSTPPPAGTRSAKRRKGIPHRAPFGSLLLEF, from the exons ATGGTGATCGACCAGGAATCCCCCAACAAAGAGCTCGATCTCAAGAATAGACGA ggaggaggaggagggctggAGGATGACAGCCGGTGCCCCCGCTGGCTGCGCCCGCTGCTGTCGACGAGGTTCTTCATCCAATGCAATCTCCACGCGGACTCCAACAAGACCGAATGCAATAGGTACTGCCTCGACTGCACCAACGGCGCCCTCTGCTCGCTCTGCCTCGCCCATCACCACGGCCACCGCACCACCCAG ATACGGCGATCGTCCTACCACGACGTGATTCGCGTTTCCGAGATCCAGAAGGTGTTGGACATCACCGGCGTGCAGACGTACATCATCAACAGCGCCCGCGTGGTGTTCCTGAACGAGCGTCCCCAGCCGAGGCCCGGCAAGGGAGTCACCAACACCTGCGAGGTCTGCGAGCGGAGCCTCCTCGACTCCTTCCGCTTCTGCTCCCTCGGCTGCAAg ATAGCCGGCACAGCCAACGATCACAGCAAGAAGAAGTCAATGAAGCAGAAAGCAATGGCGGCGGCGGCACCTTCGGACTCGGAAGAGTCGTACGCTAGCAGCCGCGGGAGCGAGAAGAGCAACGTGAGTCAGGGCTTCACCCCATCCACCCCGCCGCCGGCCGGCACCCGGAGCGCCAAAAGGAGGAAGGGCATTCCCCACAGGGCCCCCTTTGGTAGCCTCCTGTTGGAATTCTAG
- the LOC135626594 gene encoding probable ADP-ribosylation factor GTPase-activating protein AGD8 — MASDGFADKNAVFRKVKSKPDNKMCFDCNAKNPTWASVTYGIFLCLDCSAVHRSLGVHISFVRSTNLDSWTPEQLKMMVFGGNNRAQVFFKQHGWTDGGKIEAKYTSRAAELYRQLLTKEVAKSSAEDTGLPASPVAASHSPQALNGLHELKPADTPDDNPNVAYETETTRSPKAPVRSAFISSVKKPIYTKKSASKTGGLGVRKLTTKPNESLYDQKPEEPAPVAVPANSNGTIGQSFPSRFEYMEDTPSVEGTGGFEVINHVAPPKSSSFFQDFGMDGGFQKKTSSISSKVQVQEGNEARQKFSNAKSISSAQFFGDQNRASEAQISLEKYTGSTSISSADLFGRENDSGLDLTAADLINRISFQASQDISSLKNIAGETGKKLSSLASGLINDFQARML, encoded by the exons ATGGCTTCTGATGGCTTCGCCGACAAGAACGCCGTGTTCAGAAAGGTCAAATCCAAGCCCGATAACAAG ATGTGCTTCGATTGCAACGCGAAGAACCCGACGTGGGCGTCGGTGACTTACGGGATCTTTCTATGCCTCGATTGCTCTGCCGTTCACCGCAGCCTTGGTGTGCACATCAGCTTCGTAAG GTCTACAAATTTAGACTCTTGGACTCCTGAGCAGCTGAAAATGATGGTGTTTGGAGGCAACAACCGCGCACAAGTTTTCTTTAAGCAGCATGGATGGACAGATGGTGGCAAGATTGAGGCCAAATATACATCTAGGGCAGCAGAATTGTATAGGCAGTTACTTACCAAAGAGGTTGCTAAGAGCTCTGCTGAGGATACTGGATTACCTGCATCACCTGTTGCAGCATCCCATTCACCACAAGCATTGAATGGACTTCATGAACTCAAGCCTGCAGATACACCCGATGATAATCCAAATGTGGCATATGAGACTGAAACTACCCGATCCCCTAAAGCTCCAGTTCGTTCTGCATTTATAAGTTCTGTTAAGAAACCGATTTATACAAAGAAGTCTGCAAGCAAGACTGGGGGGCTTGGTGTCAGGAAGCTCACGACAAAG CCAAATGAAAGTCTTTATGACCAAAAGCCTGAAGAACCAGCACCCGTGGCAGTGCCAGCTAATTCTAACGGGACAATTGGTCAGTCATTTCCTTCTCGATTTGAGTATATGGAGGATACACCTTCCGTCGAGGGCACTGGTGGCTTTGAAGTGATCAATCATGTTGCTCCACCGAAGTCTTCAAGCTTTTTTCAAGACTTTGGAATGGATGGTGGATTTCAGAAAAAAACAAGCTCCATTTCTTCAAAAGTACAG GTACAAGAAGGTAATGAAGCAAGACAGAAATTTTCAAATGCAAAATCAATATCATCAGCCCAATTCTTTGGTGATCAGAACAGAGCTAGTGAGGCCCAAATATCGTTGGAAAAATACACG GGGTCAACATCCATTTCAAGCGCCGATCTCTTTGGTCGTGAAAATGATTCGGGACTTGACCTGACTGCTGCAGACCTAATCAACAGAATCTCCTTCCAG GCATCACAAGATATATCATCGCTGAAGAACATAGCGGGGGAGACTGGGAAGAAGTTGTCGTCTTTAGCCTCCGGTCTTATCAATGACTTCCAGGCCAGAATGCTTTGA
- the LOC135626596 gene encoding uncharacterized protein LOC135626596: protein MQRQSLGSPGPKPLVSAVAGGAEREEKRKSIGSAVVGATEADKGIRARPRAERLIHLIPVLTILCLLVLYLFSHDLSLPDSQTLDGAEMRLGSKVGVPGAEKGGVALEIQQIGRGLNAAEERFRHRKLGKR, encoded by the exons ATGCAGCGCCAGTCCCTCGGATCGCCCGGCCCCAAGCCTCTCGTCTCCGCCGTCGCCGGGGGAGCCGAGAGGGAGGAGAAGCGGAAGAGCATCGGCAGCGCCGTGGTCGGGGCCACCGAGGCGGACAAGGGGATCCGGGCGAGGCCCAGGGCGGAGAGGTTGATCCATCTCATCCCCGTCCTCACCATCCTCTGCCTCCTCGTCCTCTACCTCTTCTCCCACGATCTGTCCCTTCCAG ATTCGCAGACGTTGGACGGCGCGGAGATGCGACTCGGCTCCAAAG TGGGGGTTCCGGGGGCCGAGAAGGGCGGCGTGGCGTTGGAGATCCAGCAGATCGGTCGGGGGCTGAACGCGGCGGAGGAGCGGTTCCGTCACCGGAAGCTTGGGAAGCGTTAG